A genomic window from Halorubrum lacusprofundi ATCC 49239 includes:
- a CDS encoding GTPBP1 family GTP-binding protein, which produces MSADRSALRRAIERGERDGGAIEFKERLTRRVHLVDGRMESLVAQLRHRILSGDGEATYVLGVTDDGGLAGIAPDAFSETMDVLSLLADEADAHIADVETWSAGSAGNGNTEGLVGLATLREGGMFEADDDHLVIGTAGHVDHGKSTLVGTLVTGRADDGQGGTRGFLDVQPHEIERGLSADLSYAVYGFDDDGDEPIRMDNPHRKSDRAQIVEEADRLVSFVDTVGHEPWLRTTIRGLVGQKLDYGLLVVAADDGPTKTTREHLGILLATELPTIVAITKTDAVSDERLTEVEREVESTLRDAGQTPLLVDRHGIDTAVAEVGDGVVPLLRTSAVTKEGIGTLDRLFETLPKRATPERETFRMYVDRSYKVTGVGAVASGTVNSGTVEAGDELLLGPMADSSFREVEARSIEMHYHRVDKATAGRIVGIALKGVDESEIERGMALVPRDSDSEPVREFEAEVMVLNHPTRIQEGYEPVVHVETVSEAAVFAPEGGRLLPGDTGRTTIRFKFRPYLIEEGQRFVFREGSSKGVGTVRDVE; this is translated from the coding sequence ATGAGCGCTGACCGGTCCGCCCTCCGGCGGGCCATCGAGCGCGGCGAGCGGGACGGTGGTGCCATCGAGTTCAAAGAGCGACTGACTCGCCGGGTTCACTTAGTCGACGGGCGTATGGAGTCGCTCGTGGCCCAGCTCCGCCACCGCATACTCTCCGGGGACGGGGAGGCGACCTACGTCCTCGGCGTCACAGACGACGGTGGGTTAGCCGGAATCGCTCCCGACGCGTTCTCCGAGACAATGGACGTGCTCTCGCTTTTAGCCGACGAGGCAGATGCCCACATCGCCGACGTCGAGACGTGGAGCGCCGGTTCCGCCGGCAACGGGAACACGGAAGGGCTGGTCGGCCTCGCCACCCTCCGCGAGGGCGGGATGTTCGAGGCGGACGACGACCACCTCGTTATCGGCACGGCCGGCCACGTCGATCACGGGAAGTCGACGCTCGTCGGGACCCTCGTCACCGGCCGAGCCGACGACGGACAGGGCGGCACGCGCGGCTTCCTCGACGTCCAGCCCCACGAGATCGAACGCGGACTCTCCGCTGACCTCTCGTACGCCGTGTACGGCTTCGACGATGACGGCGACGAGCCGATCCGGATGGACAACCCGCACCGTAAGTCCGACCGCGCGCAGATCGTCGAGGAGGCCGATCGACTGGTCTCGTTTGTCGACACGGTTGGCCACGAGCCGTGGCTCCGAACGACGATCCGCGGGCTCGTCGGCCAGAAGCTCGACTACGGGCTCCTCGTCGTCGCCGCCGACGACGGGCCGACGAAGACGACCCGCGAGCACCTCGGGATCCTGTTAGCGACCGAGCTACCGACGATCGTCGCGATCACGAAGACGGACGCCGTAAGCGACGAGCGGCTCACTGAGGTCGAACGCGAGGTAGAGTCGACGCTCCGGGACGCCGGACAGACCCCCCTCCTCGTCGACCGCCACGGGATCGATACAGCGGTCGCGGAGGTCGGGGACGGCGTCGTCCCGCTCCTCCGAACCAGCGCGGTGACGAAAGAGGGTATCGGGACGCTCGACCGGCTGTTCGAGACGCTCCCGAAGCGGGCAACCCCGGAGCGCGAGACGTTCCGGATGTACGTCGACCGGAGCTACAAGGTGACCGGCGTCGGCGCGGTGGCGTCCGGCACGGTCAACTCCGGTACCGTGGAGGCGGGCGACGAACTCCTCTTGGGGCCGATGGCCGACAGCTCCTTCCGCGAGGTGGAGGCGCGCTCGATCGAGATGCACTACCACCGAGTCGACAAAGCGACCGCCGGCCGGATCGTCGGGATCGCGTTGAAGGGTGTCGACGAGTCGGAGATCGAACGCGGGATGGCGCTCGTTCCCCGCGACAGCGACTCCGAACCGGTCCGCGAGTTCGAGGCCGAGGTGATGGTGTTGAACCACCCGACGCGGATACAGGAGGGGTACGAGCCGGTCGTTCACGTCGAGACCGTCTCGGAGGCGGCCGTCTTCGCCCCCGAGGGTGGGCGGCTTCTTCCCGGGGACACCGGCCGAACGACGATCCGGTTCAAGTTCCGGCCGTACCTGATCGAGGAGGGCCAGCGGTTCGTCTTCCGGGAGGGGTCGAGCAAAGGCGTCGGGACCGTTCGGGACGTGGAGTGA
- a CDS encoding ABC transporter substrate-binding protein, protein MSDKDELRRRQFLRVTGASALTAGIAGCSGDSGGEPSDGGDGSDGEDGSDSEDGSDGEDGSDGEDGSDQLMPSSYPYGANENRISEARAVMEEAGYGPDNRFSLDWLQYNSPAWEEIANTLRARLESVHVDMNISKADFGALLERTEKGEMDAFTLGWIADYPGVRNFAQLVDPDNTIYDAEGASPNGARLFWSEDSYTDPEVRSAMSEAFAQLSENPGNKDEAESARAEATLRLEKLLWESAALLPVYHSVEDVFWYDRVDYNPPGGMGVSRAKTSTSVQGLEGSDTLKGTSATFNALDPIASGNTASGSKVMDIFDAPLNYVNGTVEVEPLLIEDYTTNDDLTEYEFTLKQGVQFHGDYGELTADDMVYSIRRLVESSNSTNTYFPISVLNIDREEDEDGNVVPGSVAVEATGDYTFSVTLRNSFGYALEVLSYSAFSAVPEGIVGDVEGYDGDMDYQQFSTNPVGCGPYVFEEWNSGVGGEFRASAFTDYHGGEPAAANIQDAILSEPNAIYNRFLNENADVSAIPTSQFDPGLSDLTSQDGAQQTGTYGPLGNDQTVNMSRTPTIDTFYIAFNMENVPKPVRQAMAYVMTGDDFTESVFKGRGESAYHLTPPQIFPGGGEGYADHWQGE, encoded by the coding sequence ATGTCTGATAAAGACGAACTCAGGCGGCGTCAGTTCCTCCGAGTGACCGGAGCGTCGGCACTCACCGCCGGCATCGCAGGTTGTTCCGGAGACAGCGGCGGCGAACCCAGCGATGGGGGCGACGGCTCCGACGGCGAGGACGGATCCGACAGCGAAGACGGATCCGACGGCGAGGACGGATCCGACGGCGAGGACGGATCCGACCAGTTGATGCCGTCGTCGTACCCGTACGGGGCTAACGAAAATCGGATCAGTGAGGCTCGAGCGGTTATGGAAGAGGCCGGATACGGCCCTGACAACCGATTCAGCCTCGATTGGCTCCAGTACAACTCCCCGGCGTGGGAGGAGATTGCGAATACGCTTCGTGCCCGCCTCGAGTCGGTCCACGTCGATATGAACATCAGCAAGGCCGACTTCGGCGCCCTCCTCGAGCGGACCGAAAAGGGCGAGATGGACGCGTTCACGCTCGGCTGGATCGCGGATTACCCGGGTGTCAGGAACTTCGCTCAGCTGGTCGATCCGGATAACACGATCTACGACGCCGAAGGGGCTTCGCCGAACGGTGCGCGGCTGTTCTGGAGCGAAGATTCCTACACCGACCCCGAAGTCCGCAGCGCGATGTCAGAGGCGTTCGCGCAGCTTTCGGAGAATCCGGGCAACAAGGACGAGGCGGAGAGCGCACGCGCGGAGGCGACGCTTCGGTTGGAGAAGCTCCTCTGGGAGTCCGCGGCGTTGCTCCCGGTGTATCACAGCGTCGAAGACGTGTTCTGGTACGACCGGGTCGACTACAATCCGCCGGGCGGGATGGGAGTGTCCCGGGCGAAGACCAGCACGTCCGTCCAGGGACTCGAAGGCAGCGACACGCTGAAGGGCACGTCCGCGACCTTCAACGCACTCGACCCGATCGCGTCGGGGAACACGGCGAGTGGTTCGAAGGTCATGGACATATTCGACGCACCGCTCAACTACGTCAACGGAACGGTCGAGGTCGAGCCGCTTCTGATCGAGGACTACACCACGAACGACGACCTCACCGAGTACGAGTTCACGCTCAAGCAGGGCGTCCAGTTCCACGGGGATTACGGCGAACTGACGGCGGACGATATGGTCTACTCGATCCGGCGTCTGGTCGAATCCTCGAACTCGACGAACACGTACTTCCCGATCAGCGTCCTGAACATCGACCGCGAGGAGGACGAGGATGGCAACGTCGTGCCCGGATCGGTTGCCGTCGAGGCGACCGGCGACTACACCTTCAGCGTCACGCTCCGCAATTCGTTCGGCTACGCGCTCGAAGTGCTCAGTTACTCGGCGTTCTCGGCCGTCCCCGAGGGTATCGTGGGCGACGTCGAGGGATACGACGGCGACATGGATTACCAGCAGTTCTCGACGAACCCGGTCGGCTGTGGTCCGTACGTCTTCGAGGAGTGGAACTCCGGTGTCGGCGGAGAGTTCCGAGCCTCGGCGTTCACGGACTACCACGGCGGAGAGCCGGCCGCCGCGAACATCCAGGACGCGATCCTCAGCGAGCCGAACGCGATATACAACCGGTTCCTCAACGAGAACGCGGACGTCAGTGCGATCCCGACCTCGCAGTTCGATCCCGGACTGAGCGACCTGACGAGTCAGGACGGCGCCCAACAGACCGGAACGTACGGTCCGCTCGGGAACGACCAGACGGTCAACATGTCGCGGACGCCGACGATCGACACGTTCTACATCGCGTTCAACATGGAGAACGTCCCCAAGCCGGTCCGACAGGCGATGGCGTACGTGATGACGGGCGACGACTTCACCGAGAGCGTCTTCAAGGGTCGTGGCGAGTCCGCGTACCACCTCACGCCGCCACAGATCTTCCCCGGCGGCGGTGAGGGGTACGCCGACCACTGGCAGGGCGAATAA